The following are from one region of the Aquirufa lenticrescens genome:
- a CDS encoding penicillin acylase family protein, whose protein sequence is MKIIKSAFPLVIALFLTYAMNQSWGTIPPIGKIFSPFHGFWMNAESPDSGEPTEETLQIEGLHQPVQVVYDEMGVPHVFAQDDHDLYLAQGYLTAKDRLWQMEFQTHFAGGRISEIVGEKGVASDQFQRRMGSVYGAEKSFEGMKEDPAAKTALEAYAAGVNAYIGSLSDRELPLEYKLLNYRPEPWTPIKSALFLKNMSFVLASGTDDLKMTNILRKYGREVAEDLFPNYPFQESPIIPVGSPVDFKPVPIPAAPADFTGLGSSMSTPEKDLNIGSNNWAVSGNKTVSGLPILANDPHLTLSLPSIWYQMQLVAPGVNVYGSTMPGTPNVIIGFNKNVAWGVTNVGSDVLDWYQVKFKDASKQEYWHDGKWKKTTMRIETFKVKGKKDMVDTIFFTHHGPVVYLSHEKPFRSNIPVGHALRWIAHEKSQELTTFYQLNRAKNYEDYKKALTFYSAPAQNFVFASNEGDIALWVNGKFPLKSKLQGKYLLDGTDAAADWQGFIPQAHNPHVKNPVRGFVSSANQFSTDPSYPYYLGWQYAPSERGRRINERLAVMEKITMDSLRGLQNDNFNIRARELLPLLFAQVKSPTAAQSKALAALKSWNLVNSPESVGATIFENWVMTLQSCLWDDEFSADEKVPMSRPSMDRTIQLIKSEPTARWWDDTKTPAKESMSDIVMKSLQANVDTLVKQHGPQGPEWAWYKHKQTGVRHLIPGMDALSRLNIPIGGGGTIVNATTTKTGPSWRLVVELSKEGKPKAYGVYPGGQSGNPGSSHYDDLIDTWAKGELKPLLYLESPDQKSNRLRKKITLSK, encoded by the coding sequence ATGAAAATCATTAAATCTGCTTTTCCTTTGGTAATCGCCCTGTTTTTAACCTATGCGATGAACCAAAGCTGGGGAACTATTCCTCCCATTGGAAAAATATTCAGTCCTTTTCACGGCTTTTGGATGAATGCCGAAAGCCCAGATTCAGGCGAACCCACAGAAGAAACCTTGCAAATCGAGGGATTACATCAACCCGTTCAAGTCGTTTATGACGAGATGGGCGTGCCGCACGTTTTTGCGCAAGATGATCACGATCTTTATTTAGCTCAGGGTTATTTGACGGCCAAAGACCGGTTGTGGCAAATGGAATTCCAAACACACTTCGCGGGCGGTCGCATTTCTGAGATCGTAGGCGAAAAAGGAGTTGCTTCTGATCAGTTCCAACGCAGAATGGGTTCTGTATATGGCGCAGAAAAATCATTTGAGGGTATGAAAGAAGATCCAGCAGCCAAAACAGCTTTGGAGGCCTATGCAGCGGGAGTTAATGCCTATATCGGTTCTTTGTCTGATCGTGAATTACCATTGGAATACAAACTATTAAACTACCGTCCTGAGCCCTGGACGCCTATCAAGAGCGCCTTGTTCTTGAAGAATATGTCCTTTGTCTTAGCTTCGGGAACGGATGATTTGAAGATGACGAATATCTTGCGCAAATACGGTCGCGAGGTAGCGGAAGATCTTTTTCCGAATTATCCTTTCCAAGAGAGTCCGATCATTCCCGTGGGATCACCAGTCGATTTCAAACCAGTACCTATTCCAGCGGCACCCGCAGACTTTACAGGTTTAGGCAGTTCGATGTCTACGCCTGAAAAGGATCTGAACATTGGTTCGAATAACTGGGCCGTTTCAGGAAACAAAACAGTTTCGGGATTACCTATTTTAGCTAATGACCCACACTTGACCTTGTCATTACCATCGATTTGGTACCAAATGCAATTAGTCGCTCCAGGCGTCAACGTGTATGGTTCGACGATGCCAGGAACGCCTAACGTGATCATTGGATTCAATAAAAATGTGGCTTGGGGTGTAACGAACGTAGGTTCTGATGTTTTGGACTGGTACCAAGTGAAATTCAAAGACGCCTCGAAACAGGAATACTGGCACGATGGTAAATGGAAGAAAACGACCATGCGCATCGAAACCTTTAAGGTCAAAGGAAAGAAGGATATGGTCGATACGATCTTCTTTACACACCATGGTCCGGTCGTGTATTTATCACACGAAAAACCATTCCGTTCAAATATTCCGGTAGGGCACGCCTTGCGTTGGATCGCCCATGAGAAATCTCAAGAATTAACGACGTTCTATCAATTGAATCGCGCGAAAAATTACGAAGACTACAAGAAGGCTTTGACCTTCTATTCCGCTCCGGCTCAAAACTTTGTGTTTGCTAGTAATGAAGGCGATATCGCTTTATGGGTGAACGGTAAATTCCCTTTGAAGTCGAAATTGCAAGGAAAGTATTTATTAGATGGAACGGACGCGGCGGCTGATTGGCAGGGATTTATCCCTCAGGCGCACAATCCGCACGTAAAGAACCCGGTTCGAGGTTTCGTAAGTTCGGCGAATCAATTCTCAACAGATCCCTCTTATCCGTATTATTTAGGCTGGCAATATGCGCCATCTGAGCGTGGTCGTCGCATTAATGAGCGTCTAGCGGTGATGGAAAAAATTACGATGGATTCCTTGCGAGGTCTCCAAAACGACAACTTCAACATCCGTGCTCGTGAATTATTGCCTTTGCTTTTCGCTCAGGTGAAATCACCTACTGCGGCTCAATCGAAAGCATTAGCTGCTTTGAAATCTTGGAATTTAGTGAATAGCCCTGAGTCTGTGGGAGCTACTATTTTTGAAAACTGGGTAATGACATTGCAGAGCTGTCTTTGGGATGATGAATTCTCCGCAGATGAAAAAGTGCCTATGAGCCGTCCTTCGATGGATCGCACGATTCAACTGATCAAATCGGAGCCAACAGCGCGCTGGTGGGATGATACGAAGACGCCTGCTAAGGAGTCGATGTCAGATATCGTGATGAAGTCATTGCAAGCGAACGTGGACACCTTGGTGAAACAACACGGTCCGCAGGGGCCAGAATGGGCTTGGTACAAACACAAGCAAACGGGTGTTCGCCACTTAATCCCAGGTATGGATGCCTTATCTCGCCTGAATATCCCGATTGGTGGGGGTGGAACCATCGTGAATGCAACTACGACGAAAACAGGGCCATCTTGGCGTTTAGTAGTGGAGCTTTCTAAAGAGGGTAAGCCTAAAGCTTATGGTGTTTACCCAGGTGGACAATCAGGTAATCCAGGAAGTAGCCATTATGATGATTTGATTGATACCTGGGCCAAAGGAGAGCTTAAGCCTCTTTTATACCTAGAATCACCGGATCAAAAATCGAATCGTTTACGTAAGAAAATCACTTTATCGAAATAA
- a CDS encoding OmpH family outer membrane protein, with the protein MKNLPYAWLGVLTIAIAFLFYQNSGSSSTGLGASTADGKRIVFVNSDSLLTNYQFYKDAQKEFENKGYRLQVDLGQKEQSLQAELQAIQQRASAMTQAELQAADMTLKKKGAELQQYSQQKQAELGQEQAKKNEELYNNIRDYISKTNKANKYEFVLGYSKVGGGILFADPSVDVTQKIIEGLNKEYAATKGDKKEDK; encoded by the coding sequence GTGAAAAATTTACCATACGCTTGGTTGGGCGTTTTAACCATCGCAATTGCTTTTTTATTTTACCAAAATTCAGGTAGCTCATCGACAGGCTTAGGTGCTTCGACAGCTGATGGAAAACGTATTGTATTCGTAAACTCGGATTCGTTATTAACGAATTACCAGTTTTACAAAGACGCTCAAAAAGAGTTTGAGAACAAAGGATACCGTTTACAAGTTGATTTAGGTCAAAAAGAGCAATCACTTCAAGCAGAATTACAAGCGATTCAACAACGTGCTTCAGCCATGACTCAAGCGGAATTGCAAGCAGCTGATATGACTTTGAAGAAAAAAGGTGCTGAATTGCAACAATATTCTCAACAAAAGCAAGCAGAGTTAGGTCAAGAGCAAGCAAAGAAAAACGAAGAATTGTACAACAACATTCGTGACTATATTTCTAAAACAAACAAAGCAAACAAATATGAGTTTGTGTTAGGTTATTCTAAAGTGGGCGGCGGAATTTTATTCGCAGATCCTTCTGTAGATGTAACTCAAAAAATCATCGAAGGATTGAACAAAGAGTACGCTGCAACGAAAGGCGACAAAAAAGAAGATAAATAA
- the smpB gene encoding SsrA-binding protein SmpB, translating into MAKEKIQKTVEIKNRRASFEYAFIDTFTAGLVLTGTEIKSIRQGKANLTDAYCIFFQDELFVRNMHISAYDEGTHYNHDPLRDRKLLLSKRELGKLQKELKNVGLTIIPTRLFISDKGYAKLNIALSKGKKTFDKRDDIKEKDVKRDMDRSMS; encoded by the coding sequence ATGGCAAAAGAAAAAATCCAGAAGACTGTTGAAATCAAGAACCGTAGGGCTTCCTTTGAATATGCATTCATTGATACCTTCACGGCTGGCTTGGTATTGACAGGTACCGAGATTAAATCGATCCGCCAAGGGAAAGCCAATCTAACCGATGCCTACTGTATTTTCTTTCAGGACGAACTCTTCGTTCGCAATATGCACATATCGGCCTATGACGAGGGTACGCATTACAATCACGACCCCTTACGAGATCGCAAGTTGCTTTTATCTAAACGCGAATTAGGTAAATTACAGAAGGAGTTGAAGAATGTGGGTTTAACAATTATTCCTACTCGTCTATTCATCTCAGATAAAGGCTATGCCAAACTAAACATCGCACTATCGAAAGGTAAAAAAACCTTTGATAAACGAGATGATATTAAAGAAAAAGATGTGAAACGGGATATGGATCGCTCGATGTCCTAA
- a CDS encoding CopD family protein: MSYTVLKSIHIIFVVSWFAGLFYLPRLLVYHAESQDKGEPEKSILSMQFEKMEKILFNAIMIPAMFLTWITGLSLIYVAWLSSFGSQGWLHLKLGFVVAITVYHFVCRYLILQFRKGNFILSGTQLRLYNEIATILLVAVVFLVVAKNTLDWMYGLGGFVIFAIVIMAAVTIVKKIRNKA; encoded by the coding sequence ATGAGCTATACGGTCTTAAAATCCATTCACATCATATTTGTTGTCAGCTGGTTTGCTGGTCTATTCTACCTTCCCCGTTTGTTGGTTTACCACGCTGAATCACAAGACAAAGGAGAGCCCGAAAAAAGTATTTTATCGATGCAGTTCGAGAAGATGGAGAAAATCCTTTTCAATGCCATCATGATTCCAGCAATGTTCTTGACGTGGATAACTGGTTTATCGTTGATTTATGTGGCTTGGCTAAGCAGCTTTGGATCTCAAGGCTGGCTGCATTTGAAATTAGGTTTCGTGGTAGCCATTACGGTTTACCATTTTGTTTGTAGATACCTGATTCTTCAATTCAGAAAGGGGAATTTTATCCTTTCCGGAACACAACTAAGGCTTTATAATGAGATTGCCACGATTTTACTAGTCGCGGTGGTTTTCTTAGTGGTGGCTAAAAATACCTTGGACTGGATGTATGGATTGGGAGGATTTGTGATTTTCGCCATTGTGATTATGGCGGCAGTCACCATCGTGAAGAAAATCAGAAACAAGGCTTAA
- a CDS encoding polyprenol monophosphomannose synthase: MNKRIVIIPTYNEIENIEAILLKVLSLDPVFDVLIVDDGSPDGTAQEVKRLQKVNEGRIHLLERKGKLGLGTAYIEGFKIALDKGYDFIFEMDADFSHNPDDLIRLFKACATPAELKEENLPEEEAGNGDMSIGSRYINGVNVVNWPMSRVLMSYFAGFYVRFITGMKVQDATAGFVCYRRNTLETLPLDQIKFIGYAFQVEMKFTTWKYGFKLVEVPIIFTDRTKGTSKMSANIFKEAIFGVIQMKVNSLFKRYQA; the protein is encoded by the coding sequence ATGAACAAAAGGATAGTCATTATCCCCACCTACAACGAGATTGAAAACATCGAAGCCATCCTTTTGAAGGTCTTGAGCTTGGATCCCGTTTTCGATGTCTTAATCGTGGATGATGGTTCGCCTGATGGAACTGCGCAGGAAGTAAAACGCCTTCAAAAGGTGAATGAAGGCCGTATTCACTTACTGGAGAGAAAAGGTAAATTAGGATTAGGCACCGCTTATATTGAAGGCTTCAAAATCGCCCTAGATAAAGGCTACGATTTCATCTTCGAAATGGATGCAGACTTCTCCCACAATCCGGATGATTTAATTCGCCTGTTCAAAGCCTGCGCCACACCCGCCGAATTAAAAGAAGAAAACTTGCCGGAAGAAGAAGCTGGAAACGGAGATATGTCTATCGGATCCCGCTACATTAATGGCGTGAACGTAGTCAATTGGCCTATGAGCCGTGTGTTGATGTCCTACTTCGCTGGCTTTTATGTGCGTTTCATTACGGGAATGAAAGTGCAAGACGCAACCGCTGGATTCGTTTGCTACCGAAGAAATACCTTGGAAACATTACCTTTAGACCAAATCAAGTTCATCGGTTACGCCTTCCAAGTGGAAATGAAATTTACCACCTGGAAATATGGTTTCAAACTCGTAGAAGTACCTATCATCTTTACAGATCGCACGAAAGGAACGAGTAAGATGTCGGCGAATATTTTTAAAGAAGCGATTTTTGGCGTAATCCAAATGAAAGTCAATAGTTTGTTCAAGCGTTACCAAGCCTAA
- a CDS encoding DNA-3-methyladenine glycosylase I has protein sequence MDTKIRCRWCGTDELYQTYHDLEWGNPEHRDEALFELLILEGFQAGLSWITILKRREAFREAFAQLDYHALATWSNEQLEAQMQNELIIRNRLKISAVRTNAQAFIKIQEKFGSFNQYIWEFVGHTPILNHFAHHGELPASTEISVLLSKSLKKNGFRFVGPTICYALMQAAGLVNDHTIDCFRHPNNS, from the coding sequence ATGGACACAAAAATACGCTGCCGCTGGTGTGGTACAGATGAATTATACCAAACCTACCACGACCTCGAATGGGGTAATCCAGAACACCGCGATGAAGCGCTTTTTGAGCTCCTCATCCTAGAAGGCTTCCAAGCTGGACTTTCTTGGATCACCATTTTGAAGCGACGCGAAGCCTTCAGAGAAGCCTTCGCGCAACTCGATTACCACGCCTTAGCCACCTGGTCGAATGAGCAACTAGAAGCTCAAATGCAAAACGAACTAATCATCCGAAACCGACTAAAAATCAGCGCCGTCCGAACGAATGCGCAGGCATTTATTAAAATTCAGGAAAAATTTGGTAGCTTTAACCAATATATTTGGGAGTTTGTGGGCCATACGCCTATCCTAAACCACTTTGCCCATCACGGAGAATTACCCGCTAGCACAGAAATTTCTGTCCTTTTGAGCAAATCTCTAAAGAAGAATGGATTCCGATTTGTCGGCCCTACCATTTGTTATGCGTTGATGCAGGCCGCTGGATTAGTGAACGATCATACGATTGACTGCTTTCGCCATCCTAACAATAGCTAA
- a CDS encoding TonB-dependent receptor plug domain-containing protein gives MLNVVVIAAALWSGSSQYPVVSSQYPVDSSPEVSSLYSPLSTLKRDSTLADVTISAPKYPEKLARSGKVVSVISAEMIQANQGKSLGELLQQSVGVAVVGARSAPGTNQEIYVRGANTGHVLLLMDGFPLNDPSHISSVMDWNLISLANIERIEILKGGQSTLYGSDAMAAVINLVTKKNAKGLNVVLQGGGLGTHQEQLSWSTTQGNNQLQIQAQNYATDGFSSAKIAQGKAEADGFKQQSWGLKWGRDMGKLGNLNFSYATQLYQGNLDNGPFVDDRDYTSKAVSHSFRAQYQVNNWTVRAFQDLIHREFRNDSMDVAANAWSKFSLSSYAGLNQGLEAFVKIPVKENATLLIGSEYRRQKTEQSDLSISDYGPYASPDLTEKQKTQQIGGTYATWQQSWGKLGYEVGARWNSQSTFGNYFTYNLNPYWAISQTAKLFGNYYTSFKTPSIYQLASPYGNLDLQPEQGKTIEFGAEKKMKSWKLRVVAFENQVNQGIVFQAMDIEPFGKYQNISQQHTRGIEFEISYQTSKFQADFNYTYLKGEMTDRDSTYSSLIRRPTNAWNLYLQAKLANKWTVGLTNQFVGQRTDYFYDESTYSVQPNPMSAYVWTDISVHYQLNSKWKISALLKNALNQEITEITGYSGQPRNLQISLVGNL, from the coding sequence ATGTTAAACGTAGTAGTTATTGCGGCCGCACTATGGTCGGGCAGTAGTCAGTATCCAGTAGTCAGTAGTCAGTATCCAGTAGACAGTAGTCCGGAGGTCTCCTCTCTTTACTCTCCTCTCTCTACTCTAAAAAGAGATTCCACGCTCGCGGACGTCACCATTTCCGCTCCCAAGTACCCAGAAAAACTCGCAAGATCGGGGAAAGTGGTTTCGGTTATTTCGGCCGAAATGATCCAGGCCAATCAGGGGAAAAGTCTAGGTGAATTACTCCAGCAGAGTGTAGGTGTCGCGGTAGTAGGCGCGCGCAGCGCGCCGGGGACGAATCAGGAAATTTATGTAAGAGGGGCAAATACGGGCCACGTGTTGTTGTTAATGGATGGTTTTCCGCTGAATGATCCGTCGCATATTTCGTCGGTAATGGATTGGAACTTGATTTCTTTGGCCAACATCGAACGAATTGAAATTCTAAAAGGAGGTCAATCTACGCTGTATGGATCGGATGCGATGGCGGCTGTAATTAATTTAGTCACCAAGAAAAATGCGAAAGGATTAAATGTTGTACTACAAGGAGGTGGATTGGGGACTCATCAAGAACAGCTTTCTTGGTCCACTACTCAAGGAAATAATCAGCTTCAAATACAAGCCCAGAATTACGCGACGGATGGTTTTTCTTCGGCTAAAATAGCCCAAGGAAAAGCGGAGGCCGACGGATTTAAGCAGCAAAGTTGGGGTTTGAAATGGGGACGAGATATGGGTAAATTAGGTAACCTAAATTTCTCTTATGCGACACAGTTGTACCAGGGGAATTTGGACAATGGGCCCTTTGTAGATGATCGAGATTATACTTCGAAGGCTGTAAGTCATTCGTTTAGAGCGCAATACCAAGTGAATAATTGGACAGTTCGCGCCTTTCAGGATTTGATTCATCGGGAGTTTCGCAACGATTCGATGGATGTGGCAGCGAATGCGTGGTCGAAGTTTAGCCTATCCAGTTATGCAGGTTTGAACCAAGGATTAGAAGCTTTTGTGAAGATTCCAGTAAAGGAAAATGCTACTTTGCTGATTGGGTCTGAATATAGACGCCAAAAAACGGAGCAAAGCGACCTCTCCATCAGCGACTACGGTCCTTATGCGTCTCCTGATTTAACAGAGAAGCAAAAGACTCAGCAAATTGGGGGAACTTATGCGACCTGGCAGCAAAGCTGGGGTAAACTCGGTTACGAGGTGGGCGCGCGATGGAATTCGCAATCGACTTTTGGGAACTACTTTACCTATAATCTGAATCCGTATTGGGCTATTTCGCAGACGGCTAAACTCTTTGGGAATTATTATACGAGTTTCAAAACGCCTTCGATTTATCAATTAGCGTCTCCATATGGTAACCTGGATTTGCAACCGGAACAAGGGAAAACGATCGAATTTGGGGCAGAAAAGAAAATGAAATCGTGGAAGCTTCGCGTAGTTGCCTTTGAAAATCAAGTGAATCAGGGGATTGTTTTTCAGGCGATGGATATCGAGCCTTTTGGCAAATACCAAAATATTTCTCAGCAGCATACCCGCGGAATCGAATTCGAGATTAGTTATCAGACTTCGAAATTTCAAGCGGATTTCAATTATACGTATTTGAAAGGGGAGATGACTGATCGCGATTCGACTTATTCGTCCTTGATTCGCCGCCCAACGAATGCCTGGAATCTGTATTTGCAGGCAAAATTGGCAAATAAATGGACGGTGGGATTAACGAATCAATTTGTTGGCCAAAGAACGGACTACTTCTACGATGAGTCCACCTATTCCGTTCAACCGAATCCCATGTCAGCCTACGTGTGGACGGACATTTCGGTTCATTACCAACTCAATTCCAAATGGAAGATATCAGCCTTACTAAAAAATGCGCTGAATCAAGAAATAACGGAGATTACGGGGTATAGTGGGCAACCGAGGAATTTACAAATTTCCCTTGTGGGAAATTTGTAG
- a CDS encoding DUF4833 domain-containing protein translates to MQKQIANFFVICIFNYFQMKLASLLLLITFYSQGGDRFPTPPDAPNRLFFIQRSTNANVVVYDANLVGGKLNAKDPVHTYWYRFGEKGQKEELTAIQRTLAYGLYTTAVPGAPNSYEGHFLAYRKRKFMVKQDAAGDPIALFPINGKMQILKRVFVTVDDSKFMTTVNYIELFGKDPVTGKDVYEKFKP, encoded by the coding sequence ATGCAAAAACAGATTGCGAATTTTTTCGTTATTTGCATCTTCAATTATTTCCAAATGAAATTAGCGTCGCTCCTTCTTCTTATCACATTTTACAGCCAAGGAGGTGACCGTTTCCCCACTCCACCAGATGCCCCTAATCGTCTATTCTTTATCCAAAGGAGTACAAATGCAAACGTGGTAGTCTATGATGCGAATTTGGTGGGAGGTAAATTGAATGCCAAAGATCCGGTACACACCTATTGGTATCGTTTTGGAGAAAAGGGCCAAAAAGAGGAACTAACCGCCATCCAACGCACATTAGCCTACGGATTATATACTACAGCAGTACCAGGTGCACCTAATTCCTATGAAGGACATTTCTTAGCTTACCGAAAACGAAAATTTATGGTCAAGCAGGATGCCGCCGGAGACCCCATTGCTCTTTTTCCCATCAATGGAAAGATGCAAATCCTAAAACGCGTGTTTGTTACCGTGGACGATTCTAAGTTTATGACTACGGTGAATTATATCGAGCTTTTTGGCAAAGATCCGGTAACAGGGAAGGATGTGTATGAGAAGTTTAAGCCATAA
- a CDS encoding ribosome maturation factor RimP yields MDLTSKLKEWTLEYIGDGPLLLVDFSVSQGAKRTLITILVDTLEGVTIDQCALMSRKLAHFIEEGVLIEEAYNLEVSSPGLDFPLSQGWQFQKNLGRKVKVWMKNKEAENVEGTLVSNTDEAVEILTEKTVKHRKIVAKEATWFPLAEVDKIKVQVSFQ; encoded by the coding sequence ATGGATTTAACGAGTAAACTGAAAGAATGGACATTGGAGTATATTGGCGATGGCCCTTTGCTTTTAGTCGATTTTTCTGTGTCTCAGGGTGCTAAAAGAACCTTAATTACGATTTTGGTGGATACGTTAGAAGGTGTTACCATTGACCAATGCGCTTTAATGAGCCGTAAATTAGCCCACTTCATAGAAGAGGGCGTGCTGATTGAAGAAGCGTATAATTTAGAAGTGTCTTCACCGGGTTTGGACTTTCCTTTAAGCCAAGGCTGGCAATTTCAGAAGAACCTAGGCCGCAAGGTGAAGGTTTGGATGAAAAATAAAGAGGCGGAAAATGTAGAGGGAACGTTGGTTTCTAATACAGATGAAGCGGTGGAAATCTTAACAGAGAAGACCGTCAAGCATAGAAAAATCGTTGCGAAAGAAGCCACTTGGTTTCCGTTAGCAGAGGTAGATAAAATAAAAGTACAAGTGTCATTTCAATAA
- the nusA gene encoding transcription termination factor NusA gives MNSVELISSFSDFAREKNIDKPTMIAVLEEVFRTMIRKKFGADENFNVIINAESGDLEMWRSREIVDDNSEDIWDFDKIPLSEAKLIEPDFEIGEEVAELVRLEDFGRRVVQTARQTLIQKIKDIEKEGLYEKYKDLVGELVTSEVYQILGRELILLDSEDNELVLPKTEMISKDRFKKGETIKAIIHKVEMANGTPRIILSRVSPVFLERLFEQEIPEIYDGTITIRKIVREPGERAKVAVESFDDRIDPVGACVGMKGSRIHGIVRELQNENIDVINFTDNLELLVARTLSPAKLNSMAIDKERRRISVYLNSDQVSMAIGRGGQNIKLAGKLVGYEIDVFRDVPKDELDDEDVELTEFSNEIEAWILDELHKIGLDTAKQVLALSKEELERRTELEEGTIDEILAVLRSEFE, from the coding sequence ATGAACAGTGTTGAATTAATTTCGTCATTTTCAGACTTTGCTCGGGAGAAAAACATTGACAAACCGACGATGATCGCGGTTTTGGAAGAAGTTTTTCGTACGATGATTCGCAAGAAATTCGGGGCAGACGAAAATTTTAATGTCATTATCAATGCCGAAAGCGGCGACTTAGAGATGTGGCGTAGCCGCGAGATCGTAGACGATAACTCAGAAGATATTTGGGATTTCGACAAAATACCTTTGAGCGAAGCGAAGTTAATCGAGCCCGATTTTGAAATCGGTGAAGAGGTAGCTGAGTTAGTGAGATTAGAGGATTTCGGTCGTCGTGTAGTTCAAACCGCTCGTCAAACATTGATCCAAAAGATCAAGGATATTGAAAAAGAAGGTTTGTACGAAAAATACAAAGACTTAGTAGGTGAATTAGTGACTTCAGAGGTATACCAAATCTTAGGTCGCGAATTAATCTTATTAGATAGCGAAGACAATGAATTAGTGTTGCCTAAGACAGAGATGATTTCTAAAGATCGTTTCAAGAAAGGGGAGACTATTAAGGCCATCATTCACAAAGTGGAAATGGCAAATGGTACACCGCGTATCATTTTATCTCGTGTTTCTCCAGTATTCTTAGAGCGTTTATTCGAACAAGAAATTCCTGAGATCTACGACGGTACGATCACCATTCGCAAGATTGTTCGTGAACCTGGTGAGCGTGCGAAAGTGGCGGTAGAGTCATTTGATGACCGTATTGATCCAGTAGGAGCTTGCGTAGGTATGAAAGGTTCTCGTATTCACGGTATCGTTCGTGAATTACAAAACGAAAATATTGACGTGATTAACTTCACTGATAATTTAGAATTATTGGTAGCGCGTACGTTAAGCCCAGCGAAATTAAACTCAATGGCGATTGACAAAGAGCGTCGTCGTATTTCTGTTTATTTAAATTCAGATCAGGTTTCTATGGCGATTGGTCGTGGAGGTCAAAACATCAAGTTAGCAGGTAAATTAGTAGGTTACGAAATCGATGTATTCCGTGATGTACCTAAGGATGAGCTAGATGATGAGGATGTGGAATTGACAGAATTCTCTAACGAGATTGAGGCTTGGATTTTAGATGAGCTTCATAAAATTGGTTTAGATACGGCGAAACAAGTTTTGGCTTTATCTAAAGAAGAGTTAGAGCGCAGAACGGAATTAGAAGAAGGTACGATCGATGAGATCCTAGCGGTTTTACGTTCTGAGTTTGAGTAA